The genomic window TGTCGGGCGCGGCTCTTTTGATGATCGTCTATTGGGTGGGCGGCGAGCTTTACCTGATCGACGCCCAGAAAGCTGACCTTGCACTGTGGCAGGGGATCGTGATCTCGGCCGTGTCGTTGTCGATTGGCTGGCTGGTTTATGACCGGCTGTGCAAATCGCCCCTGGCTGAAAATCCGACGGTTCTGATGGTGCTGCTGTTCGTGCTGCTGGTGGCCATGGGCTATGGCTATAACCAGATCTTCACGGGCCGGGCGACGATGCTGCATCTGGGCGCCTTCACTGCGACGATCATGACGGCGAACGTGTTCTTCATCATCATGCCCAACCAGCGCATCGTCGTGAAAGACTTGCAAGAAGGCCGCACGCCGGACGCCAAATACGGCAAGATCGCCAAGCTTCGCTCGACCCACAACAACTATCTGACGCTGCCCGTGATCTTCCTGATGTTGTCGAACCACTATCCGCTGGCGTTCGCGTCGGAATACAACTGGATCATCGCCGCATTGGTGTTCCTGATGGGTGTGTCGATCCGCCACTACTTCAACTCGAACCATGCGGGCACGAGCGACCCGAAGTGGACATGGCTGGTGACAACGGTTCTGTTCATCATGATCATGTGGCTGTCCACGGCACCGTTGGAAAATGACACGCTGGAAGAGGCCGAAGCCCGCCCCTTGAGCAAGACCGAGCAGATCTTCGCGAATGCCGAAGGGTTCGATGAGGTTCAGGATATCATTCTGGGCCGCTGCTCCATGTGTCATGCGCGCGAGGTGTTCTATGACGGTATCCGACGTGCGCCCAAGGGTATTCATCTGGAAACCACAGGCGACATCACCCGCGCGGCACGGCAGATCTATATTCAAGCGGGGGTGTCAGTGGCCATGCCACCCGCAAACGTGTCTTTCATGGAAGACGACGAGCGCAAGAAGATCATCAAATGGTATCGAAACGCAGCGAAGGATTTACCGTTCTACATCGCGTCGAACTGAACTCGCCTTGCGAACAGGTGATGCACGAATGGGCCTGCGCCAATGCAGAGGCCTTTTGCCTGTCCTGACCCCGGACCGTATGATCGGAGTATGACAGAATCAAAGAAACGCGCGCTTGTCATTGGGTCGTCCGGCGGGGTAGGGCAGGCGCTGATGAGTGCCTTACAGGGGCGTGGCTTTGATGTCACGGGCCTGTCCCGCACCGGCCAAGGGCTGGACATCACCAACGAGGGAAACGTGTCCGATGTGTTTGGGCAGCTTGACGGTTCCTTCGACCAGATCGTCGTCGCATCGGGCATACTGGCCGCCCGGTCCGGTCCCGAAAAATCCATCGGCGCGGTGACAGGTGATGAACTTGCCGCGCTGTTCGCAGTGAACGCCATAGGCCCTGCACTGATCCTTAAACATTCCAAACACCTGATGCCTCGCGACCGGCGTGTAATCTTTGCGGCGTTGTCTGCCCGCGTGGGATCCATTGGCGACAACAGGTTGGGCGGCTGGTATTCCTATCGCGCGTCGAAAGCTGCGCTGAACCAGTTGATCAAGACCGCGTCGGTCGAGCTGCGCCGGACGCACAAACACCTGATCTGCGTCGCGCTGCATCCCGGCACGGTCGCCACACCTTTCACCCGCGATTATCCCCAGCACACATCCGTCGCGCCCAAAGAGGCCGCCGACAATTTGCTGAATGTCATGGAAGGGCTGACCCCAGAGGATAACGGGTCCTTTTTTGACTGGGCGGGGAAGCAGGTGCCCTGGTGACGGATTTGTTGCAACCAAGTGGACAAGTGGAAATGTCACCAGTTGTGTAAAGCAGAAGTGTCAGCATGAGCGCTGACGGTAGCAAAGCCTGACAGAGCGGAGACCTCACATATCGCAGCCCTGGCTGGCTTTGCGGCGGCAATGAATGCGAACCTTCTTGCAAAGTGCGGCGAAAGGGGCAAAGCGCCCTAAGTGACGGATGCTGTGCATCGTTGAAAAGGCGGGCTAGCGCAGTTAACCGCCCTTCGGCCTCGCAGCGAGTTCTTCGTTTGGCGCTTGGCAAGCGATGACTCCAAGCCGGACTGAATCATTGACGTGGGTCAATGCGATAGACGATCGGATCCGATAGGTTGCACCTATGGGTAAACTTGCTGACTACGATCATCCGGCCATCAGCGAGCTTGCGGCCCGCTTGACCCGATCCGAGACAACGCCGCGCCGCAAGCTCGACCGAATTTTCCACTATGTGCGCGATGAAATCCGGTTTGGATTTCCGATGAACGGCGATTTCGTCAAGGCATCGGAAACGATCCAGCTGGGATACGGACAGTGCAATACCAAGGCGACGCTCTTGCTCGCCCTCTGTAAGGCGGCAGGGATACAAGCGCGCATCCATTTCTCACTGATCACCAAGGATATCCAAAAGGGCTTCTTCACGGGCCTCGCCTATTGGCTGATGCCGAATGAAATCTCTCATTCGTGGATCGAGGTGGAAATCGAGGGCCAGTGGCGGCGGATCGACACATTCATCAATGACAAGTCCCTGTTCGACGCAGCCAAGGCCAAGATCAAACGTCTGGGCTGGTCGGTGGGCTATTCGGTGGCGTTGGAAGACGGTGAGGCCAGTGCCGATCTGAACCTCGATCATGCGGCCTATCAACAGATGGCGGCAGTCACCGATGACCACGGCGCCTGGGATGATCCGTCCGACTATTACGAAAGCGAGAAGTACAGAAACCGGCCAGACGGTGTACGCATGTGGTTCTATCGCCACCTCATCGGGGGAATAAACCGCCGTGTGGAAGCTGTGCGCTCGGAACCCGTTTGATTTGAAGGCTGCACATGAAGAAAATTGATATCAAGAAGCAGATGACCGCCCTTTATGGCACCACCTTGAAACAGGGGATGGTCATAGTTGATGTGCCCAAGATGAACTACCTGATGGTTGACGGCGACGGGAATCCAAACACATCGCAGGCTTTTGCAAATGCGGTGGAAGCTCTCTATTCTCTCTCTTACCCGCTAAAGTTCATGGTCAAGAAAGGCCCGCTTGCCATTGATTATGGGGTCATGCCGCTTGAAGCATTGTGGTGGACCGATGACATGAACAACTTCTCGTCAACCGACAAGGATTCCTGGAAATGGACGGCGATGATCAGCCAACCGGAATGGATTACGAGTGAGATGGTCGAAATTGCGCGCACGGCGACTGCCAAAAAGAAGGACCTCCCCGCGCTTAAGCAGGTTCGATTTGAGGCGTTGGAAGAAGGACCGGCTGCACAGTGCCTCTACATCGGTCCGTATGCGGGGGAACCGCCGACAATCACCGCCCTGCATGAGTTCATTGCGGACAACGGATGTGATCGTCGCGGTAAACATCACGAGATTTATCTGAACGATATGCGGCGCACGAAGCCAGCCAATCTCAGGACGATCATTCGCCAACCGATGGCGAGTAGGTAATTGTCGCAACCCAGCTTAGCATGTGCCCGGCTACAGCCCTTGCATCGCATAATGGGAGTTATGTTAACAGAGACGATAGGCCAACCGCAGTTTCAGGAGCTTGGAAGGCGTTGACGGGCGATGGCGACAAAAACGCCGCTGCCATGGCACAACGCCGCGTCATTGAAATCATAGGTTGGGCTGTGAAGCGGTGCTGACGCATCACCGTTGCCGATGAACGCAAAGCAGCCCGGGACGTGGTCAAGAAAGCGGGCGAAATCCTCGGAGGCGGTCATGGGTTCGGGCCTCACCGTGACTCGGGCAGAGACGGTTTCAACGGCGGTCAGAAGCTCGGCGGTCAGGTCAGCGTCATTGACCAGGGGCACGAATTCGCGCGAATATGTTACGGTCGCCTCAATGCCATGAGTTGCAGCGATGCCGCTTGCGATCCGGCGCATCTCGGCTTCGATCCGAGCAGAAATATCTGATCGGAAACTTCTTGCATCACCAATGATACGGGCTTGCCCAGGCAAGGCATTGCGCGTTCCATCGGTCCGCAACTCGGTGACGGAGACAACGGCAATGTCGGTGGGATCAAGGCGACGCGCCACGATTGTTTGCAAATCCAGCACCAGCGCGCAGGCGGGCACCATTACCTCGCGGGTCGTATGGGGCCGTGCTGCATGCCCTCCCTGACCTTGCAGCGTGATTTCAAAGATATCCTCGGCAGACATGATTGGGCCAGCGCGTGTTTCCAGATGTCCGACGGGCAGACCGGGCAGGTTGTGCAGGCCGAAGACCTCGTCAAACGGGAAGCGTGCCATCAGCCCGTCGTTGATCATCGCCTGCGCGCCCCTGCCCCACTCCTCGGCGGGTTGGAACAGAAAGCGGATGGTGCCGTCAAACCCGCCGTCCGCTGCCAACACCTGTGCCGCACCCAGAAGCATCGCGGTGTGCCCGTCATGCCCACAGGCGTGCATGGTCCCGTGATTGGCGGAGGCCCAGCCTGTGTCATTGGCCTCGGTGATGCGCAAAGCATCCATGTCGGCACGCAGCGCAATGGCGCGGTTCGACGTGCCCCGCTGCAAAGTTCCGACCACCCCGGTGCGGCCGACGCCCTCGGTCACATCAACACCGAAGCTGCGCAGCTTTTGTGCGACGAACCCCGCTGTGCGAACCTCTTCGAAGCCAAATTCCGGGTGCTGGTGCAGATCACGGCGCCACGCTGTCATCTCGACTTCAAGTGTCGTTGGATCGTTCATCCAGTTACCCTCCGCGCTTCAGGCTATCCGTTCGGCTTGCAGAACAGCCTCGGGTGTGCGGCCGATGAGACTGGTATAAAGCGCAGGATCGGTTGCGCCTTCGGTGTTGATCACCAAAAGCCGCGCATCGGCGCCAAGACCGATGCGGGCGGCCAGTTCGGGGTCGTTCAGAACGGTGATTGCTCCCGCCAACCCCACGCCTCCACTTTCTCCGGCGACGACCGCAGGATCACCGGCAATCGGGTCTGCAAGGCGTCGCATGACCGACACCGCATCATCCTCATCCACGGTCATGAACCCATCCGCGACACGTTCCAGAACACGGAAGGCGACCAAGGACGGCTCGTAGCATTCCAGCATCGCCATCACGGTCGGCTCGGTCTCGTCCACCTTCACCGGTTGGTTCTGCTTGGCACTGGCGAGCACGCAGGCCGCCCGCGCCGGTTCAACCACCGTGATGTGGGGGCGACCCTTGCCCAGCAGCACCGCCAGATGTCCGGCAACGGCCGCCGCGAAGCCGCCGACCCCGGCCTGAAGGAACACATGCGTCGGAGGCATCGGTAGCTCTGCCAGCGCTTCGCGGACGATGGCGGTGTAGCCCTGCATGACCAATCCGGGGATGTCTTCATAGCCGGGCCATGATGTGTCGGACAGCACGGTCCAGCCCTGTTCTTCGGCAACGCTTGAAGCTTCGGCGACCGAGTCGTCATAGTTCCCAGCCACGCGCGTGATCTGGGCGCCAAATCCGGCGATGGCATCAATACGCGACTGGCTGACCCCGGCGTGAACAAAAATCACCGCCTTTGCCCCCATCAATCGGGCACCTTGCGCGACGGACCGACCGTGGTTGCCATCTGTGGCACAGGCAAAGGTCATGCTGCGCGCGATGTTGCGCACTTCATCAGACAATATTGCGTCGATGGGGATTGAGCGCCCCAGCTGGCGTTCGGCCCTGTCCTGAACAAGTCGCATCAGCGCATAGGCCCCGCCAAGCGCCTTGAAGCTGCCAAGGCCAAGCCGATGTCCCTCGTCCTTCAGGTGCAGCGCGCCGAGGTTCAGCCCTTTCGCAAGACCCGGAAGCGCGACCAGTGGTGTGGGCGCGCTGTTCTTTCTAAGGGTCAGGAGACGGGCAACGTTATTGGCCCCGGCGATCCCAAGCGTCTGGGCATCGCGTGGATCAAGGGGGTGGTCATGGTTCGGAAGGGTGTTGTGCAGATACATGGGGAACTCCGTGTTTGCAGAAATATTATTGCAAGCACGCTGAAATTTGCGCTGATTTTTGAGAGGTATTGTGCAAGTTTGTTTCACATGACCCCACTCGACGCATTCGATCTGGCCATTCTGCGCATCCTTCAGCGCGACAACACCTCGCCGCAGCGGCAGATTGGCGCGACGGTGAATCTGTCTGCGCCGTCCGTCCAACGCCGCATTCGCCGCATGGAAGCCGACGGTGTCATCACATCGAACGTGGCCGTCATTGACCCGGACAAGGTGGGGCTGCCATTGACCATATTCGTGCAAGTCGAACTGGTCAGCGAAACCCCTTCAGAAATTGACCTGATGAAGCGTCGGTTCCGTGACGCACCCGAGGTGCAGCAGTGTTTTTATGTCACCGGCGAGGCGGACTTCATGCTTGTCGTCGTGGTCGAAAGCATGGCGGCGTATGAGACATTTACCCGCCAGGTCTTTTTTCAGGACAGCAATGTCCGCAAGTTTCGCACTTTTGTGTCCATGGATGCGGTGAAGACGGGAACGGGACTGAACATCTAGCGCCGTTCGCCCAAAAGCGGCTTGCTGTGCTCGATCACAAAGTCGACAAACAGGCGGATCTTGGGGTCTTGCAGTTTTTTGTGGGGATACAGGCAGCCAAAGATCGTCGGGACCGGTGGCGTTGCCGGCAGAACTTGCACCAGATTGCCATCGCGCAGATGCTCGGCCACGTCGAAGCGCGGTTTGTTTACGATGCCGCGCCCGTCCAGCGCCCAAGCTGTCAGCACGTCCCCGTCATCGGCATCGTATTTTCCCGCTACCTCCAGCTTGCGCAGTCCGGTCTTGGTTTGCAGTACCCAGAAATACTCGGGCGAGCGCGGATATCTGAGCAGAAGACAGTTGTGCTGGTCGCTCAGCAGGTCGTCGGGTGTCTGGGGCGTGCCGTTCTGGGACAGATAGGCGGGCGAGGCACACAAGACCCGGTCACAATCCCGGATCTTGCGCAATTTCAGGTTCGAATCGCTGGGGGTGCCGATGAAAAAGGCGATGTCCAACCCGTCGGCCATGATGTCGACCTTGCGGTCGGACAGGCGCATTTGCACCCGGGTATCGGGAAACGCCTCGACAAAACGGGGCACCAAAGGTGCAATAATCCGACGACCAGCCCCCAATGGCGCGGTCACACGGATGGTGCCACGCGGCGCGTGCGAGAAGTTTGCGACCTTCGATTCCGCAATGTCCACGGTTTCCAGCACCGCTCTGGCTTCGTGGTAAAACAGCTTCCCAACTTCGGTCGGTGACAGCGACCGCGTGGTGCGATTGAACAACCGCACCCCCAGATGTTTTTCCAATTCTTTGATACGTTTACTTGCCACCGCCGGAGTCAGGCGCAGATCGCGCCCACCGGACGTGATGCTGCCCAGATCGACGACGCGCACGAAGACGCGCAGGCTTTCGATATAGGACATGCGGCCCCTTTCCGTGACGTGGATGCTGACCCCCGGACTGTGCCATGAGGCGCCGCCATTATCAACGATCTGTTGAAAGTCTTTGCCGATTCCGCCCCTGTGTGAGGGCAATAGCCTGCGATATGGTGCTTGGGCAAGGTCCAACATGACCCGTTATTCAGGAGCCACCATGACACATCGCAGCCACATCCACTTCCTTCTGAATGGGCAAACCGTCAGCATTGCAGATGTCGGCGCGGACCAGACCTTGCTGGACTACCTGCGCCTGAACCGGCGTCTGACGGGCAGCAAGGAAGGCTGCGCGGAAGGGGATTGCGGGGCCTGCACCGTGCTGGTGGGGCGTTTGACGGATGCGGGTCTGACCTATGAGCCGGTGAATGCCTGCATCCGTTTTCTGGCCTCGCTGGATGGTTGTCACGTCGTCACAGTCGAACATTTGTCCGGCCCCGAAGGCCGATTGCACCCGGTGCAACAAGCGATGGTCGACCACCACGGCAGCCAGTGTGGCTTCTGCACGCCGGGCTTCGTGATGTCGCTTTATGCGCTGTGGATGGCGACACCCGAGCCGACGGAAAAACAGGTCGAAACCGCGCTGCAAGGCAATCTGTGTCGCTGCACGGGGTATGAGCCGATCATTCGCGCCGCCATTGCCGTCAGCCGTTATGGCACGCCGGCCGCAGACCATCTGACCACTGAACGCGACCAAGTGCTTGACCAATTGCGCGGCCTGCGGGATGGCCAGCGCGTTGTGACCGGGCCTGCCGACAACCAAGCCATTCTGCCCGCTGATGTAGACGATCTGGCAGAGGTGTTGTTGGCTCAC from Aliiroseovarius sediminilitoris includes these protein-coding regions:
- a CDS encoding urate hydroxylase PuuD, with amino-acid sequence MQDLAIMWDWLAFAVRWLHVITAMAWIGSSFYFVALDLGLRKAPDLPVGAHGEEWQVHGGGFYHIRKFLVAPENMPEHLIWFKWESYTTWLSGAALLMIVYWVGGELYLIDAQKADLALWQGIVISAVSLSIGWLVYDRLCKSPLAENPTVLMVLLFVLLVAMGYGYNQIFTGRATMLHLGAFTATIMTANVFFIIMPNQRIVVKDLQEGRTPDAKYGKIAKLRSTHNNYLTLPVIFLMLSNHYPLAFASEYNWIIAALVFLMGVSIRHYFNSNHAGTSDPKWTWLVTTVLFIMIMWLSTAPLENDTLEEAEARPLSKTEQIFANAEGFDEVQDIILGRCSMCHAREVFYDGIRRAPKGIHLETTGDITRAARQIYIQAGVSVAMPPANVSFMEDDERKKIIKWYRNAAKDLPFYIASN
- a CDS encoding SDR family oxidoreductase, which translates into the protein MTESKKRALVIGSSGGVGQALMSALQGRGFDVTGLSRTGQGLDITNEGNVSDVFGQLDGSFDQIVVASGILAARSGPEKSIGAVTGDELAALFAVNAIGPALILKHSKHLMPRDRRVIFAALSARVGSIGDNRLGGWYSYRASKAALNQLIKTASVELRRTHKHLICVALHPGTVATPFTRDYPQHTSVAPKEAADNLLNVMEGLTPEDNGSFFDWAGKQVPW
- a CDS encoding transglutaminase-like domain-containing protein; translated protein: MGKLADYDHPAISELAARLTRSETTPRRKLDRIFHYVRDEIRFGFPMNGDFVKASETIQLGYGQCNTKATLLLALCKAAGIQARIHFSLITKDIQKGFFTGLAYWLMPNEISHSWIEVEIEGQWRRIDTFINDKSLFDAAKAKIKRLGWSVGYSVALEDGEASADLNLDHAAYQQMAAVTDDHGAWDDPSDYYESEKYRNRPDGVRMWFYRHLIGGINRRVEAVRSEPV
- a CDS encoding GyrI-like domain-containing protein, with protein sequence MKKIDIKKQMTALYGTTLKQGMVIVDVPKMNYLMVDGDGNPNTSQAFANAVEALYSLSYPLKFMVKKGPLAIDYGVMPLEALWWTDDMNNFSSTDKDSWKWTAMISQPEWITSEMVEIARTATAKKKDLPALKQVRFEALEEGPAAQCLYIGPYAGEPPTITALHEFIADNGCDRRGKHHEIYLNDMRRTKPANLRTIIRQPMASR
- a CDS encoding M20 aminoacylase family protein — protein: MNDPTTLEVEMTAWRRDLHQHPEFGFEEVRTAGFVAQKLRSFGVDVTEGVGRTGVVGTLQRGTSNRAIALRADMDALRITEANDTGWASANHGTMHACGHDGHTAMLLGAAQVLAADGGFDGTIRFLFQPAEEWGRGAQAMINDGLMARFPFDEVFGLHNLPGLPVGHLETRAGPIMSAEDIFEITLQGQGGHAARPHTTREVMVPACALVLDLQTIVARRLDPTDIAVVSVTELRTDGTRNALPGQARIIGDARSFRSDISARIEAEMRRIASGIAATHGIEATVTYSREFVPLVNDADLTAELLTAVETVSARVTVRPEPMTASEDFARFLDHVPGCFAFIGNGDASAPLHSPTYDFNDAALCHGSGVFVAIARQRLPSS
- a CDS encoding diaminopropionate ammonia-lyase, coding for MYLHNTLPNHDHPLDPRDAQTLGIAGANNVARLLTLRKNSAPTPLVALPGLAKGLNLGALHLKDEGHRLGLGSFKALGGAYALMRLVQDRAERQLGRSIPIDAILSDEVRNIARSMTFACATDGNHGRSVAQGARLMGAKAVIFVHAGVSQSRIDAIAGFGAQITRVAGNYDDSVAEASSVAEEQGWTVLSDTSWPGYEDIPGLVMQGYTAIVREALAELPMPPTHVFLQAGVGGFAAAVAGHLAVLLGKGRPHITVVEPARAACVLASAKQNQPVKVDETEPTVMAMLECYEPSLVAFRVLERVADGFMTVDEDDAVSVMRRLADPIAGDPAVVAGESGGVGLAGAITVLNDPELAARIGLGADARLLVINTEGATDPALYTSLIGRTPEAVLQAERIA
- a CDS encoding Lrp/AsnC family transcriptional regulator produces the protein MTPLDAFDLAILRILQRDNTSPQRQIGATVNLSAPSVQRRIRRMEADGVITSNVAVIDPDKVGLPLTIFVQVELVSETPSEIDLMKRRFRDAPEVQQCFYVTGEADFMLVVVVESMAAYETFTRQVFFQDSNVRKFRTFVSMDAVKTGTGLNI
- a CDS encoding LysR family transcriptional regulator; translated protein: MSYIESLRVFVRVVDLGSITSGGRDLRLTPAVASKRIKELEKHLGVRLFNRTTRSLSPTEVGKLFYHEARAVLETVDIAESKVANFSHAPRGTIRVTAPLGAGRRIIAPLVPRFVEAFPDTRVQMRLSDRKVDIMADGLDIAFFIGTPSDSNLKLRKIRDCDRVLCASPAYLSQNGTPQTPDDLLSDQHNCLLLRYPRSPEYFWVLQTKTGLRKLEVAGKYDADDGDVLTAWALDGRGIVNKPRFDVAEHLRDGNLVQVLPATPPVPTIFGCLYPHKKLQDPKIRLFVDFVIEHSKPLLGERR